The following proteins are encoded in a genomic region of Chloracidobacterium sp.:
- a CDS encoding DUF3488 domain-containing protein has product MSFERFFMVISYAAVLCGFASLWISGTFGPIGTGLFVIAFTVAALIEGSRWQISERLGTALIVLALPFYYAAYEFSLISFNGTEAMISGMLSRLVITLSVLKLIQKKADRDWVFLYLMAFFEVLLGAGLSISLPYLAILVVYVAVAVLAVITFEIERTRRRAAGEMCLADPDHRKIADLKRGLSIRSLPIAAILLIVAITALAVPLFFVLPRVGGAGLGSRQSSVSTMTGFSDRMQLGAIGRIQQNDAVVMRVRISGKQVRPVELYFRGVALDTFDNRTWSSSGRGGRQILQPVDGVFNLSRTSTPTDVIQQEIFLEPLDTPVLFAVPKATTLKSSFPMLYRDPTGDLSYLPNGERISYEVFSDTTVPSAAALRGDNEGYDHSFENYLQLPEEFDHRVAELAHDVTQDARSRYDKARAIEQYLKTNYGYTLEMKNGGPEPLSDFLFNNRVGHCEYFASSMVMMLRSQGIASRVVTGFHTGEYNPTAGLYIVRQKYAHAWVEAYFPGAGSWVTFDPTPPSYDQAAAGGILAEIGKYIEALDAIWIQYFVAYDDQGQSSVTRSITGSLEHYSAELGSLSVSLRSIMHEWFEDLRGENGLITSIRAVVVGFAVIIGAVVLILGVVRGRRRIVKSILWQKLKHRFGRRSEASVVIFYERMIRSLEKQGKVRLPQQTPLEFAYSVGMPGAVFVTERYNEVRFGRKALSESQIAEIEASLEALEQ; this is encoded by the coding sequence ATGTCATTTGAACGCTTCTTTATGGTGATCTCGTATGCGGCCGTCCTTTGCGGCTTTGCATCGCTTTGGATCTCAGGAACGTTCGGGCCGATCGGCACGGGCCTCTTTGTCATTGCGTTCACGGTCGCGGCTTTGATCGAGGGCAGCCGATGGCAGATATCCGAAAGGCTCGGGACCGCGCTGATCGTCCTGGCACTGCCGTTCTATTACGCTGCATATGAATTTTCGCTTATCAGCTTCAACGGGACGGAGGCCATGATCTCCGGGATGCTCTCACGTCTCGTTATAACACTTTCGGTACTCAAACTTATTCAAAAGAAGGCTGACAGAGATTGGGTGTTTCTCTATTTGATGGCGTTCTTTGAGGTGTTGCTCGGTGCGGGGCTTAGCATAAGCCTGCCGTATCTGGCCATACTGGTTGTGTATGTCGCGGTTGCAGTATTGGCGGTCATTACGTTCGAGATCGAGCGAACCCGCAGGCGTGCGGCCGGCGAAATGTGCCTTGCCGATCCCGATCATCGTAAAATCGCGGACTTAAAACGCGGTTTGTCGATTCGTTCACTTCCGATAGCGGCTATACTTCTGATCGTCGCGATAACAGCATTGGCGGTCCCGTTATTTTTCGTACTGCCGCGCGTCGGCGGCGCGGGGCTCGGAAGCCGCCAATCAAGCGTCTCAACGATGACCGGCTTTTCGGATCGTATGCAGCTGGGTGCGATCGGGCGAATACAGCAGAATGATGCGGTCGTTATGCGTGTGCGGATCTCAGGCAAGCAAGTTCGGCCGGTCGAACTGTATTTTCGCGGCGTCGCTCTCGATACCTTCGACAACCGAACATGGAGCAGCTCCGGCCGAGGCGGCAGGCAGATACTTCAGCCTGTCGATGGCGTCTTCAACCTTTCCCGTACAAGCACGCCGACAGATGTCATCCAGCAGGAGATCTTCCTTGAGCCGCTTGATACGCCTGTACTTTTTGCTGTGCCAAAGGCGACAACTCTCAAGAGCAGCTTTCCGATGCTTTACCGAGACCCGACCGGCGACCTGTCGTATTTGCCGAATGGCGAACGCATTTCGTACGAGGTTTTTTCAGATACGACCGTGCCTTCCGCCGCGGCGCTCCGCGGCGATAACGAGGGATATGATCACAGTTTCGAAAATTACCTTCAACTTCCGGAAGAGTTTGATCATCGGGTTGCGGAACTTGCTCACGATGTTACGCAAGACGCCCGATCGCGTTACGACAAAGCTCGCGCGATCGAACAATATTTGAAGACGAATTACGGCTACACCCTCGAAATGAAGAACGGCGGGCCTGAGCCTCTTTCGGATTTTCTCTTCAATAACCGCGTGGGGCACTGTGAATACTTCGCCAGTTCGATGGTGATGATGCTACGTTCGCAAGGCATAGCGTCGCGTGTCGTTACCGGCTTTCATACCGGTGAATACAATCCGACGGCGGGCCTTTATATCGTTCGTCAAAAATACGCACATGCGTGGGTTGAAGCATATTTCCCCGGCGCCGGATCCTGGGTAACATTCGACCCGACGCCGCCATCGTATGATCAGGCGGCCGCGGGCGGCATTTTGGCGGAGATCGGAAAGTATATTGAGGCTCTGGATGCTATTTGGATACAGTACTTTGTGGCGTACGACGATCAAGGGCAGAGCTCAGTAACGCGTTCTATAACTGGAAGCCTCGAACATTATTCGGCAGAGCTTGGTTCACTTTCGGTAAGCCTGCGTTCGATAATGCACGAGTGGTTCGAAGATCTTCGCGGTGAGAACGGCTTGATCACCAGCATACGGGCCGTCGTTGTTGGCTTTGCCGTCATTATCGGCGCGGTCGTTCTGATACTCGGGGTTGTTCGCGGTCGGCGGCGGATAGTAAAATCGATACTTTGGCAGAAACTCAAGCACAGGTTCGGCCGCCGGTCTGAAGCCTCGGTCGTGATCTTTTATGAACGTATGATCCGCTCGCTTGAGAAACAAGGCAAGGTGCGGCTTCCGCAGCAGACACCGCTCGAATTTGCATATTCTGTCGGAATGCCGGGCGCAGTGTTCGTAACCGAGCGTTACAATGAAGTGCGATTTGGCAGAAAGGCCTTGTCGGAGTCGCAAATTGCGGAGATCGAGGCGTCTTTGGAGGCACTCGAACAATAG
- the rimO gene encoding 30S ribosomal protein S12 methylthiotransferase RimO gives MKKVGFISLGCPKNLVDSEVMMGTLAEHGYEITSDAAEADTVVINTCGFIESAKQESIDAILEAARWKEEGKTGRVVVAGCLVERYRDDLIREMPEIDAFIGTSQLTQITRAADAEYDAKKLTITPIGNKSSTFLYDEHTPRMRATQKHTAFIKIAEGCDRPCSFCAIPSMRGSFRSRTPESILNEARQLADDGVKEITLVAQDSSRYGEDRGEVDALARLLRSLGEIEGIEWIRPMYAFPTHISPAFLSAIAETAKVTKYLDMPLQHASRNVLKLMKRGGTRESLERLIGRVRDAVPGIAIRTTFITGFPGETEEDFEELVKFIRNCRFDNVGVFTYSDEEGTAAYDLPDKVDARVAKRRRDRLMQEQAKISKQLNQAKVGKTFKVMFEGISQESDLLFQGRLQGQAQEIDGYILINDMPDGFEPVIGAIYDVEITEAYEYDLIGRISAPDAG, from the coding sequence ATGAAAAAGGTTGGTTTTATCAGTCTTGGGTGTCCTAAGAATCTCGTTGACAGCGAGGTGATGATGGGTACGCTTGCCGAGCACGGTTACGAGATCACGAGTGATGCTGCAGAGGCTGACACGGTCGTGATCAATACGTGCGGCTTTATCGAGTCGGCAAAGCAGGAATCGATAGATGCCATCCTCGAAGCAGCGCGCTGGAAAGAGGAAGGGAAAACAGGCCGTGTGGTCGTTGCCGGCTGTCTGGTCGAGCGTTATCGCGACGACCTGATCCGCGAGATGCCTGAGATCGATGCATTCATCGGCACATCGCAGTTGACTCAGATCACGCGGGCGGCAGATGCGGAATACGATGCGAAAAAGCTGACCATTACTCCGATCGGCAACAAATCCTCGACATTTCTCTATGACGAACACACGCCGAGAATGCGTGCAACGCAAAAACATACAGCATTCATAAAGATCGCCGAGGGCTGTGACCGTCCATGTTCGTTTTGTGCGATACCTTCGATGCGGGGAAGTTTTCGCTCACGCACGCCCGAGTCGATACTAAATGAGGCACGTCAGCTTGCCGATGACGGCGTGAAGGAGATCACACTTGTTGCTCAGGACAGCTCGCGTTACGGTGAGGACCGCGGCGAGGTCGATGCACTTGCAAGGCTTCTACGGTCGCTTGGCGAGATCGAAGGCATCGAGTGGATCAGGCCTATGTATGCCTTTCCGACGCATATTTCGCCTGCGTTCCTGTCGGCAATCGCTGAGACGGCAAAGGTTACAAAATACCTCGATATGCCGCTCCAGCACGCCTCGCGAAATGTACTCAAGCTAATGAAACGCGGCGGAACCCGAGAAAGCCTTGAACGATTGATCGGCCGAGTTCGGGACGCAGTTCCCGGTATCGCGATCAGGACGACCTTCATAACTGGCTTTCCCGGTGAGACCGAGGAGGACTTTGAAGAATTGGTCAAATTCATCCGTAACTGCCGTTTCGATAATGTCGGTGTTTTTACGTATTCGGATGAAGAGGGTACGGCTGCCTATGATCTGCCGGATAAGGTTGATGCGAGGGTTGCAAAAAGGCGGCGAGACCGCCTTATGCAAGAGCAGGCAAAGATCAGCAAGCAGCTCAATCAAGCTAAGGTCGGCAAGACGTTCAAGGTGATGTTCGAAGGAATATCGCAGGAATCCGATCTGCTGTTCCAAGGGCGGCTGCAAGGGCAAGCACAGGAGATCGACGGATATATCCTTATAAATGATATGCCTGACGGCTTCGAACCTGTCATTGGTGCGATCTACGATGTCGAGATCACCGAAGCATACGAATATGACCTTATCGGGCGCATTTCAGCTCCTGATGCGGGCTAG
- the glnA gene encoding type I glutamate--ammonia ligase, with protein MNPKTILTYATDQEAKFVSLRFTDLIGSWHHLTFPIDRLDEDSFEDGFGFDASSLRGWAAIHESDMLLIPDPSRFWIDPFIDDTTLCLIANAVDPITKEGYWLDPRSVAQRAESYLKFTGLADTIYIGPEAEFFIFDQVNYHNEQHSAGYRIESDEGHWNSKREGDAQFPNNGYHIRAKEGYVPVAPLDTLIDLRNTISAVLAEVGISVECHHHEVATAGQCEIDFRFSNLLHTADNLMLFKYIVKNTAHAAGKTATFMPKPLYGDNGSGMHCHQSLWKDGEPLFAGDQYAGLSEMAKFYIGGLLKHAPALVGLAAPTTNSYKRLVPHFEAPVNLAYSARNRSAAVRIPMFSSSPKAKRLEFRPPDPSCNPYLTFAALLMAGLDGIQNRIDPGEPLDKDIYDLPPEELANVPSLPGSLDEALTALENDHEFLLKGDVFTSSLIERWISYKRNSEITPMRLRPHPLEFSMYYDV; from the coding sequence ATGAACCCGAAAACAATACTTACATATGCGACCGACCAGGAGGCGAAGTTCGTTTCACTAAGATTCACGGATCTAATCGGCTCTTGGCATCATCTGACATTTCCGATCGACCGCCTCGATGAGGACAGCTTTGAAGACGGCTTCGGATTCGATGCTTCGAGTTTGCGCGGATGGGCCGCTATCCATGAATCGGATATGCTGCTGATACCTGACCCGTCGAGGTTCTGGATCGATCCGTTCATCGATGATACAACGCTCTGCCTGATCGCGAACGCTGTCGATCCGATAACGAAAGAAGGTTATTGGCTTGATCCGCGTTCTGTCGCGCAGCGTGCCGAAAGCTATCTTAAGTTCACCGGTTTGGCCGACACTATTTATATAGGCCCCGAAGCTGAATTTTTTATCTTCGATCAAGTGAATTATCACAATGAACAGCACTCGGCCGGCTATCGAATCGAAAGCGATGAAGGGCATTGGAACAGCAAGCGCGAGGGCGATGCTCAGTTTCCCAACAACGGATATCATATCCGAGCAAAAGAAGGGTATGTCCCGGTCGCTCCGCTCGATACTTTGATCGATCTGCGAAATACGATCTCGGCGGTTCTGGCCGAAGTTGGCATCTCCGTAGAGTGCCATCATCACGAAGTTGCCACCGCCGGACAATGTGAGATCGATTTTCGCTTCTCAAATCTCCTACACACGGCCGATAACTTGATGCTTTTCAAGTACATAGTCAAGAATACTGCCCATGCGGCAGGGAAGACGGCAACCTTTATGCCGAAGCCGCTCTACGGCGATAACGGCTCGGGAATGCACTGTCATCAATCGCTCTGGAAGGACGGCGAACCGCTGTTCGCGGGTGATCAATACGCCGGGCTTTCGGAAATGGCGAAATTCTACATCGGCGGACTGCTGAAACACGCACCGGCCCTAGTGGGCCTCGCGGCCCCGACTACCAACAGCTACAAACGGCTGGTTCCGCATTTCGAGGCTCCGGTGAATCTCGCATACTCGGCACGCAATCGCTCCGCAGCCGTTCGCATTCCGATGTTCTCGTCGTCGCCAAAAGCGAAGCGGCTCGAATTCCGCCCGCCGGATCCGTCGTGCAATCCGTATCTGACGTTCGCGGCATTGCTGATGGCTGGCCTCGACGGTATTCAGAATCGCATCGATCCCGGCGAGCCTCTCGATAAGGATATTTACGATCTGCCGCCGGAAGAACTCGCGAACGTGCCTTCGCTGCCGGGAAGCCTTGATGAAGCGTTGACCGCACTTGAAAATGACCATGAATTCCTGCTTAAGGGTGACGTTTTTACAAGCTCATTGATCGAGCGATGGATATCTTACAAACGCAACAGCGAGATCACACCGATGCGGCTGCGCCCGCATCCGCTTGAGTTCTCAATGTATTACGACGTTTGA
- a CDS encoding 2-nitropropane dioxygenase, protein MDKFSIICPCCEASLTIDAETGALLAHEEKKKVTGSFEDLKGELDKQKQQRDQIFAQELSSMKDRERLLEEKFKEALKRADTSDDTPFRNPLDME, encoded by the coding sequence ATGGATAAGTTCAGTATCATTTGTCCTTGTTGCGAAGCATCACTGACGATCGATGCCGAAACCGGAGCCTTGCTTGCGCATGAAGAAAAGAAGAAGGTTACGGGATCGTTCGAGGATCTAAAGGGCGAGTTGGACAAGCAAAAGCAGCAGCGTGACCAGATATTCGCACAGGAATTATCCTCGATGAAAGACCGCGAACGTTTGCTTGAAGAAAAATTCAAAGAAGCGTTGAAACGGGCGGATACGTCGGACGATACGCCGTTCCGCAATCCGCTCGACATGGAATGA
- the pyrF gene encoding orotidine-5'-phosphate decarboxylase yields MTNASFSMQPNDIRSKVIVALDVADRDAALKIVDELHGRVGAFKVGLQLFTTAGPSFVRELADRGEDVFLDLKFHDIPNTVSSASVSAAELGVWMLNVHAAGGSEMMRRTARTVRSVCAEAGLRSPLLIGVTVLTSSDSRTLSEVGVESSAAEQVVRLAVLTKNAGFDGVVASAQEAAAIRAACGDDLLIVTPGIRPKDATFDDQKRVMTLGGAIAAGSSYVVVGRPIIAASDRVAALESLIYEANGRN; encoded by the coding sequence ATGACCAACGCCTCATTTTCCATGCAGCCGAACGATATCAGGTCAAAGGTCATCGTTGCTCTCGACGTGGCGGATAGAGATGCCGCATTGAAGATCGTTGATGAGCTGCATGGAAGGGTCGGCGCTTTCAAGGTCGGCCTGCAGCTCTTCACTACTGCGGGGCCGTCTTTTGTACGCGAATTGGCTGACCGCGGCGAAGATGTCTTCTTGGATCTGAAGTTCCATGATATTCCGAACACTGTTTCGTCAGCATCCGTTTCGGCTGCCGAACTTGGAGTATGGATGCTCAATGTTCACGCTGCCGGCGGCAGCGAAATGATGCGCAGAACGGCTCGAACGGTTCGTTCAGTATGTGCGGAGGCAGGGCTTCGCAGCCCTCTGTTGATAGGTGTGACCGTGCTGACAAGTTCGGACAGCCGCACACTTTCTGAGGTCGGCGTCGAGTCATCAGCGGCCGAGCAGGTCGTTCGGCTTGCGGTTTTGACTAAGAATGCGGGTTTTGACGGCGTTGTTGCGTCAGCTCAAGAGGCGGCTGCGATACGTGCCGCTTGCGGCGATGATCTCTTGATCGTAACGCCGGGAATTCGTCCGAAAGATGCAACGTTCGACGACCAAAAGCGTGTAATGACCCTCGGCGGTGCTATCGCTGCCGGCTCATCGTACGTCGTGGTCGGCAGGCCCATTATCGCGGCATCTGATCGTGTCGCAGCACTTGAGTCCCTTATTTACGAGGCAAATGGCCGGAATTAG
- a CDS encoding DUF3108 domain-containing protein — MNKVFWRLMLAAAFAACIYSTAAAQSAEDTAEPSSIFRVGEKLSYNVSYSNLDNVAFLEFQVVSDGRLQGRRAVELRSRSKTFDIVSAAFAMIDESRIVYAAPDTGLPLYIKSTNDAVVIPSERITNNLNIAEPPLDLVTLVYRLRAAAGIGTFIFSENGQTYTLTAQPSGSEKISTDSGDFDAAISLIQSTFFDELGVKDLRVGFSTDERHLPVLIRFNTSKGPFTAKLSGLVEPVPAAVKPTPTPAATPVPRPTPKPIPTPTPYIRNQPLLSELAFLLGEKLEYKIGLGGRYVADMTMQARERTLFNGRDSLLLIAEINAAAADQKALHKGDMMSTRVNPDTLVPFNFDIKAGGSMASLTQSLTFDAQTGSVSYGGGKADVPVGTHDMLSLLYAMRSFNLKRSKDSTNPVNDTRVAVFWIDKPYIFRLMPGDAETITIGGQKVLAQSVTVNTGNPQIDVFGIKVWLSLDSSCVPLRVNIGQYQADLVIKDASLYK, encoded by the coding sequence GTGAACAAGGTGTTTTGGCGGCTGATGCTGGCGGCTGCGTTTGCGGCCTGCATTTACAGCACCGCCGCTGCACAGAGCGCCGAGGATACGGCTGAGCCGTCATCCATTTTTCGTGTCGGCGAGAAGCTTTCATACAACGTCTCGTACAGCAACCTGGATAATGTGGCATTCTTGGAATTCCAAGTGGTCTCCGACGGCAGGCTTCAAGGGCGCCGAGCAGTGGAGCTGCGTTCAAGATCGAAAACCTTTGATATCGTGAGTGCAGCGTTCGCGATGATCGACGAATCGCGTATCGTTTATGCGGCACCGGATACGGGGCTGCCGCTCTACATTAAAAGCACGAATGATGCCGTGGTGATACCGAGCGAGCGGATAACCAACAACCTGAATATTGCTGAACCGCCGCTTGACCTCGTAACGCTTGTTTACAGGCTTCGCGCGGCTGCCGGTATAGGAACATTCATATTTAGTGAGAATGGCCAAACCTACACACTTACCGCACAGCCAAGCGGTTCAGAGAAAATATCAACTGACAGCGGCGATTTTGACGCGGCGATCTCGCTTATCCAAAGCACGTTCTTTGACGAACTCGGCGTAAAAGACCTGCGCGTTGGCTTTTCGACTGATGAGAGGCACCTCCCGGTGCTTATCCGATTCAATACGTCGAAAGGGCCGTTCACCGCGAAATTGTCAGGCCTTGTCGAACCCGTGCCGGCCGCAGTAAAGCCGACACCGACACCTGCTGCCACACCCGTGCCGAGGCCAACGCCGAAGCCGATACCCACGCCTACACCGTATATCCGGAACCAACCGCTGCTCAGTGAGCTGGCATTCTTGTTGGGCGAGAAACTCGAATATAAGATAGGCCTCGGCGGACGATATGTCGCTGATATGACGATGCAGGCAAGGGAGCGGACGCTCTTCAACGGCCGCGACAGTCTGCTTCTTATTGCCGAGATCAATGCCGCCGCAGCCGATCAAAAGGCTCTTCACAAAGGGGACATGATGAGTACCAGAGTGAATCCCGACACGCTCGTACCGTTTAATTTTGACATCAAAGCGGGCGGTTCGATGGCTTCGCTTACCCAATCGCTCACATTCGATGCGCAGACGGGCAGCGTATCTTACGGAGGCGGAAAGGCCGATGTGCCTGTCGGTACGCACGATATGTTATCGCTGCTATACGCAATGCGCTCCTTTAACCTGAAACGCAGCAAGGACTCGACAAATCCTGTGAACGATACGCGAGTTGCTGTATTTTGGATTGATAAGCCCTATATTTTCCGCCTGATGCCTGGCGATGCAGAGACGATCACGATCGGCGGCCAAAAGGTCCTCGCTCAATCTGTAACGGTGAACACCGGAAATCCGCAGATAGATGTTTTCGGGATCAAGGTTTGGCTGTCGCTCGACAGCAGCTGCGTGCCTCTGCGGGTGAACATCGGCCAATACCAAGCTGATCTCGTCATCAAAGACGCTTCACTGTACAAGTAA
- a CDS encoding ferrous iron transport protein A, whose protein sequence is MEKESELNRTLNETPLGCEARVVAVNGNDGITRRLLEMGVIPGVVLRVVKAAPFGDPIEVHLRGYSLAIRRSEASSIEVAA, encoded by the coding sequence ATGGAAAAAGAATCAGAGTTAAACAGGACGCTAAACGAGACGCCGCTCGGGTGTGAGGCCCGGGTCGTTGCGGTAAACGGAAATGACGGTATCACGCGCAGGCTGCTTGAGATGGGCGTCATTCCGGGTGTCGTTTTGCGTGTCGTAAAGGCGGCACCTTTCGGTGATCCTATCGAAGTGCATTTGAGGGGCTATAGTCTTGCGATCCGCCGCAGCGAAGCAAGTTCGATCGAGGTCGCTGCCTGA
- the feoB gene encoding ferrous iron transport protein B, producing the protein MPRDADDRSITVVLAGNPNAGKTSLFNQLTGLKQKVANYPGVTVERKEGHWQLGDRSATLIDLPGLYSLDATSLDEQIARNVITGQQSGVRKPDVVIAVVDATNLERNLYLVTQLYDFDVPVIVALTMMDSYEGLAEEIDVERLSRTLKVPVVPVNARAGEGLDELAAKITPLIGTHPEVPEIPEPDQSGPHGKIFARYNFISNAVQDSARVGDGKAHLRSSKIDKVLTHKFFGLVILIGILMIVFQAIFSWATLPMELLEGVFGAMSDAVKTSLPPGILTDLLADGMIAGVGGVVVFLPQILLLFLFISILEDTGYMARAAFLMDKLMSRVGLHGKAFLPLMSGFACAIPAIMATRTIEDRRDRFATMLVAPFMSCSARLPVYTLMIGAFFGTQYVFGFISLGAVLMLLMYAIGIFVAIAVAFILKRTLLKAPPPPFLMEMPPYRLPNVRTVVMSMISRAWLFLKRAGTVILAISIILWALTYFPRTLNTVQPAGAAVAAETAEAGGESEEEKVAESEQIKHSFAGMLGHAIEPVIKPLGFDWKIGVALIASFAAREVIVSTLSIIYSVGKDENEGSQTLIAAVRDAKTDDGRPAWTPLTALSMMVFFVLAMQCVSTLAVVRRETNSWRWPIFMFSYMTVIAYAAAFITYQGGKLLGFE; encoded by the coding sequence ATGCCTCGCGACGCTGACGATCGAAGTATCACTGTCGTCCTGGCCGGCAATCCCAATGCCGGCAAGACGAGTCTTTTCAACCAATTAACAGGCCTAAAGCAGAAAGTTGCGAATTATCCCGGCGTAACCGTCGAACGCAAAGAAGGGCATTGGCAGTTGGGCGATCGATCTGCAACACTGATCGATCTTCCGGGGCTGTACAGCCTCGATGCGACCTCGCTTGACGAACAGATCGCCCGTAATGTTATCACAGGGCAGCAGAGCGGCGTTCGTAAGCCGGATGTCGTGATCGCTGTTGTCGATGCAACAAATCTCGAACGCAATCTCTATCTTGTTACGCAGCTCTATGATTTCGACGTGCCGGTGATCGTCGCTCTGACGATGATGGATTCATATGAAGGGCTTGCTGAAGAAATAGACGTCGAACGCTTATCGCGAACTCTGAAGGTACCGGTCGTTCCGGTCAATGCACGCGCCGGCGAAGGGCTGGATGAACTGGCTGCCAAGATCACGCCTCTGATCGGAACGCACCCCGAAGTTCCGGAGATACCGGAGCCGGACCAGTCCGGCCCGCATGGCAAGATCTTTGCCCGCTACAATTTTATTTCTAATGCGGTACAGGATTCTGCACGGGTAGGCGACGGCAAGGCGCACTTGCGTTCATCAAAGATAGATAAGGTCCTGACACACAAATTCTTCGGCCTTGTCATTCTGATCGGGATTTTGATGATCGTCTTTCAAGCGATCTTCTCATGGGCGACGCTGCCGATGGAGCTTTTAGAGGGCGTTTTCGGGGCAATGAGCGATGCCGTTAAGACATCGCTGCCGCCGGGCATTTTGACCGATCTCTTAGCTGACGGAATGATCGCGGGCGTCGGAGGCGTCGTTGTTTTCCTGCCGCAGATACTTCTGCTCTTCCTGTTTATTTCGATCCTCGAAGATACCGGTTATATGGCCCGGGCGGCGTTCCTGATGGATAAGCTAATGTCGCGTGTCGGGCTGCACGGAAAAGCGTTCCTTCCGCTGATGAGCGGTTTTGCCTGTGCGATACCGGCGATCATGGCCACTCGTACCATCGAAGATCGGCGCGACCGGTTCGCGACCATGCTTGTCGCGCCGTTTATGTCGTGTTCGGCTCGTCTTCCGGTTTATACGCTTATGATCGGAGCGTTCTTCGGCACTCAATATGTTTTCGGGTTCATATCGCTCGGTGCGGTGCTGATGCTGTTAATGTATGCGATAGGCATATTCGTTGCGATCGCAGTGGCGTTCATTTTGAAAAGAACGCTCCTGAAGGCGCCGCCGCCGCCGTTCCTTATGGAGATGCCGCCCTATCGGCTTCCGAATGTGCGGACGGTCGTGATGAGCATGATCTCACGGGCGTGGCTCTTTTTGAAACGTGCCGGTACGGTCATACTTGCGATATCGATCATACTTTGGGCGTTGACCTATTTTCCAAGAACCCTGAACACGGTACAGCCTGCCGGTGCGGCAGTTGCGGCAGAGACGGCTGAGGCGGGCGGTGAATCGGAAGAAGAGAAGGTCGCTGAATCAGAACAGATCAAGCACAGTTTTGCCGGCATGCTCGGCCACGCGATCGAACCGGTGATAAAGCCGTTAGGGTTCGACTGGAAAATCGGTGTGGCATTGATCGCGAGCTTTGCCGCGCGCGAGGTTATCGTCTCGACGCTAAGCATTATTTACAGCGTCGGAAAGGATGAGAATGAAGGCTCGCAAACGCTGATAGCGGCCGTTCGTGATGCAAAGACCGACGACGGCAGGCCGGCATGGACGCCGCTGACGGCGCTTTCGATGATGGTATTTTTTGTCCTTGCGATGCAGTGTGTCTCGACGCTGGCAGTCGTGCGCCGCGAAACGAACTCATGGCGCTGGCCGATCTTTATGTTCAGCTATATGACCGTTATCGCCTATGCCGCCGCGTTCATAACCTATCAGGGCGGAAAATTGCTGGGATTCGAGTGA
- a CDS encoding DMT family transporter, which produces MSFEPRYITPGVRSMFLSTLCFFIANALVKQVSHLPAMEAVFFRCSIATVLCIAGLRRTKASMIGDNHLMLVLRGLFGTAALFFFFVTLQHIPLAQAQTLQYLSPIFTAVIAIFVLKEQMTVLHWVSYAAAFCGVLLIHRVDDRVVPFYLVLGIASAFCSGVAYNLVRSLRGKEHPLTIVLHFQLVGAILGGVSLFYERVMPSGWDWLWLLGLGVFSQLGQIFLTDALQKERVAGVAIVNYTGIIYAVIAGWLIFGEGQSFLSIVGMMLVAAGVILVNLKRYLSSSGSGRFAEAE; this is translated from the coding sequence TTGAGCTTTGAGCCGAGATACATTACGCCGGGTGTAAGGTCGATGTTCCTTTCGACCCTGTGTTTTTTTATTGCCAACGCTTTGGTCAAGCAGGTATCACATTTGCCTGCAATGGAGGCCGTTTTCTTTCGCTGCTCCATAGCGACGGTGCTTTGCATCGCAGGACTGCGGCGTACGAAAGCAAGCATGATCGGCGACAATCACTTAATGCTCGTACTTCGCGGGCTTTTTGGTACAGCGGCATTATTCTTTTTCTTCGTAACCCTTCAGCACATTCCGCTTGCCCAGGCACAAACGCTTCAGTATCTTTCGCCGATCTTTACCGCCGTGATCGCGATCTTTGTGCTTAAGGAGCAGATGACGGTGCTGCATTGGGTATCTTACGCCGCGGCATTCTGTGGAGTTCTGTTGATCCACCGCGTTGACGACAGGGTCGTGCCGTTCTATCTTGTGCTCGGCATTGCATCGGCATTCTGCTCAGGCGTAGCATATAACCTCGTCAGAAGCCTTCGCGGCAAGGAGCATCCGCTGACCATCGTGCTGCATTTTCAGCTTGTCGGCGCGATACTCGGCGGGGTCTCGCTGTTCTATGAAAGAGTTATGCCATCGGGATGGGATTGGCTTTGGCTGCTCGGGCTTGGAGTATTTTCACAGCTTGGCCAGATCTTTTTGACCGATGCTCTTCAGAAGGAAAGAGTAGCCGGAGTGGCGATCGTTAATTATACCGGTATCATTTACGCCGTTATTGCCGGTTGGCTGATTTTCGGCGAGGGCCAGAGTTTCCTTTCGATCGTAGGGATGATGTTGGTCGCGGCCGGCGTTATACTTGTGAATCTGAAGCGATACTTAAGCTCATCGGGCAGCGGACGATTCGCTGAGGCAGAATGA